CTTGACCGCCAGTTTGACATCATAGTAAGTCCGGGTCGCGCCGACTTTAATGTAGATCGGCACTTTCCAATCGGTGATTTCGCGCAGTTCGAGAATCTTGATGGCCAGATCATCCGGCCCGGTCCAATCGGGATGACGACAGGCACTGCGCTGGTCAATTCCTTTCGGCAGATTACGCATCTGTGCTACCCGATCAGTGATCTTCTGACCCAGCAGCATGCCGCCGCCGCCCGGCTTGGCACCTTGTCCCAACACGACTTCGATGGCATCCGCTTTGCGCAGATCATCCGGGTTCATACCGTAGCGCGACGGCAAATATTGATACACCAGCGTTTTCGAGGTTTTGCGCTCTTCCGGCGTCATCCCTCCATCTCCGGTGGTGGTACTGGTTCCAACCATATTGGCTCCGCGCCCCAAAGCTTCTTTGGCATTAGCGGAAAGCGCCCCGAAGCTCATGCCGGCGATGGTCACCGGAATATCCAGCTTGATCGGATTTTTGGCAAACCGCGTTCCCAAAGTCACATCCGTTCCGCACTTCTCGCGATAGCCTTCAAGAGGATAACGCGACATACTGGCGCCTAAAAACAGCAGATCGTCAAAATGCGGGACTTTGCGCTTGGCACCGAAACCGCGAATATCATAGATACCGGTTTCCGCAGCACGCTGAATTTCGTGAATCACATCGCGACTGAATGTAGCCGACTCGATTAATCCTGGTTTTTCCATTGTCATAACAGACTCCTTTTCTTCTCTATCGGCTTAATTTAGTAGGCGGATGAATTATCAACCTTGAAGGTATACAACTGTCTTGCGGAACCGTAACGGGTAAAGTCTTTCGGATCATCGTCGCAACCAGCCTCTTTCAGCAGGGCTGACAGCTCTTCAAGATGCTCTTCCCGCATCTCTTTGACGATGCAGTCGGCTCCCAGAGACTCAACCTTGCCTTTGACATACAGATGCGCCTCGTACAGAGAATCACCCAATGCTTCTCCCGCATCACCGCAAACCACCAGACAACCGGACTGTCCCATAAAGGCACTCATATGCCCGACCGATCCCTTGACCACAATATTGACGCCTTTCATGGAGATTCCGCAACGCGCCGCCGCGTCTCCGTCAACTACCAGCAGGCCGCCATGCGCGGTAGCCGCTGCCGACTGACTGGCATTACCTTTAACATGCACTTTACCGGACATCATATTCTCAGCAATCCCCTGCCCGGCATTACCGTTAATGACGATTTCCGCTTCTTTATTCATACCGGCGCAGTAATAGCCGACATGACCGTTCAAAGTAATTTTCGCCGGCTGATCCATTCCGACCGCCAGATTGTGGTCTCCGCTGATTCCGCCCACCACGACTTCGCTTGGCTGGCCTTTCGGCAAATCGTGCAATGCCTGATTAACCTCTCTGACCGAATGTGTTTTTAAATCGAATTCCATGCTCGTTCCTTTGTCTCTTATTTCTGTTCTGCGTTGTTTTAACCTTTACCCCAGAAGTAAACCTTGCCTGGATCCGGTTCCCACAATTTAGCGTTTTCAATACCCGGTAAGGAAGACAGGGCGTGGTACTCGGAAGCCATAGCCACATAATCGTCGGTTTCCGCCATCACTGCCGGTTTGCAGGCAATCGGATCACGCACCACCGCAAAGCCATCCTTGGTTCCGACGGTAAAGGTGAAGAAGCCGTCCAAATCTTCAATGGCCCCTTCCAGAGCTTCCTTCACACTGGCGCCTTCACGCAGACGCCAGGTCAGGTAACCGGCGGCGACTTCGGAGTCGTTTTCGGTTTCGAAATGAATGCCCTTATGTTCCAGTTCTTCACGCAAACGGTTATGGTTCGACAAGGAACCGTTATGCACCAGACATAAATCCATCCCGGTCGAGAACGGGTGCGAACCTTCCATGGTCACACCGCTTTCGGTCGCCATCCGCGTATGACCGACAATGTGCGTACCTTTCATTCCCGCCAGATTAAAACGCTCGGCAATATTCTCCGGCAGCCCGACTTCTTTAAGAATTTCGATGGAACGGCCGACACTCATAATGCGGATACTCGGATCGAATTCTTCAATGATTTCGCGCACCGGCGCTTCTTCGGCCGCTAATTTCAACACGGCAGCATTGGCGTTATGCAACACCGAAACCGCCGTATCGAAACTTTCTTCAAGCAACTCGGCCAGCTGATGCCACGGGAAATGTTCGTTTTCGTGCTGCAACGTCAGCTTGATCATCTCTTCCGATACTTCGTCGCCATAAATTGCGAAGCCCGCACTATCCGGCCCACGACCGGTCATGGCGATAATCATCGGCTCAAACAACTTACCGAGCTGACTCTCGAGTGCGCTATTTTTTAAATACAACCCTACAATTCCACACATGAGCCTTCTCCTTTAAAAATACTCTGCATAACGGTTCAATTCCCAATCGGATACATGGCGCTGGTACTCAACCCATTCCATGCGTTTAATATCAATAAATTCTTTAATAAAACGGGTTCCAAACTGCTCTTCAAACAGCGGATCCGCCTCCAACTCATCCAGCGCTTCCGACAGCG
Above is a genomic segment from Thiomicrorhabdus sp. containing:
- a CDS encoding FMN-binding glutamate synthase family protein, which translates into the protein MTMEKPGLIESATFSRDVIHEIQRAAETGIYDIRGFGAKRKVPHFDDLLFLGASMSRYPLEGYREKCGTDVTLGTRFAKNPIKLDIPVTIAGMSFGALSANAKEALGRGANMVGTSTTTGDGGMTPEERKTSKTLVYQYLPSRYGMNPDDLRKADAIEVVLGQGAKPGGGGMLLGQKITDRVAQMRNLPKGIDQRSACRHPDWTGPDDLAIKILELREITDWKVPIYIKVGATRTYYDVKLAVKAGADVIVVDGMQGGTAATQDVFIEHVGIPTMAAIPQAVRALQEMDMHRKVQLIVSGGIRSGADVAKAMALGADAVAIGTAALVALGCNHPKWDEEYHKIGSAAGFYDDYHEGKCPAGISTQDPGLAARLNPEDAGRRLANYLRVLTLEAQTLARACGKSHLHNLEPEDLVALNVEAAAMAGVPLAGTDWIPGRSGY
- a CDS encoding protein glxC is translated as MEFDLKTHSVREVNQALHDLPKGQPSEVVVGGISGDHNLAVGMDQPAKITLNGHVGYYCAGMNKEAEIVINGNAGQGIAENMMSGKVHVKGNASQSAAATAHGGLLVVDGDAAARCGISMKGVNIVVKGSVGHMSAFMGQSGCLVVCGDAGEALGDSLYEAHLYVKGKVESLGADCIVKEMREEHLEELSALLKEAGCDDDPKDFTRYGSARQLYTFKVDNSSAY
- a CDS encoding glutamine amidotransferase family protein, giving the protein MCGIVGLYLKNSALESQLGKLFEPMIIAMTGRGPDSAGFAIYGDEVSEEMIKLTLQHENEHFPWHQLAELLEESFDTAVSVLHNANAAVLKLAAEEAPVREIIEEFDPSIRIMSVGRSIEILKEVGLPENIAERFNLAGMKGTHIVGHTRMATESGVTMEGSHPFSTGMDLCLVHNGSLSNHNRLREELEHKGIHFETENDSEVAAGYLTWRLREGASVKEALEGAIEDLDGFFTFTVGTKDGFAVVRDPIACKPAVMAETDDYVAMASEYHALSSLPGIENAKLWEPDPGKVYFWGKG